The proteins below come from a single Vidua chalybeata isolate OUT-0048 chromosome 1, bVidCha1 merged haplotype, whole genome shotgun sequence genomic window:
- the TONSL gene encoding tonsoku-like protein, translated as MAGELSAEAAREIRQLQKSKEKSRRVGNVAEEAAACNRLGEILAAHGRFQEALEQHHEELRLLRGAGDALGCAVAHRKVGERLAELQRFPEALEHQGQHLRLARRLGDAVEQQRAWATIGRTFLLLAEASPGPQIPELPEFPEFPESPELPELPGTPEEAPGTPEDSGIAGDSGAVVALRRALAAFRNSLSIVETQLEGCVPAQELLQMRSRLFLNLGLVQESLGSCGESSRLLRHSAALALQCQSLEDLGAGPRAGPPGQPCPPPGASPRAARALTGLQQISESVSGSSTSVHSLVRKAGTLQGPGPAPAAAAAPGPSMAAPSRRGRQGLGEAPGGGPGGGEAQLRLVAFLHGDAPSRSDHAHSIMQTGRGGALPQVATPTGYRVGFDHGIAP; from the exons agctgcagaaatccAAGGAGAAGTCGCGGCGGGTCGGGAACGTGGCCGAGGAAGCGGCCGCCTGCAACCGCCTGGGAGAGATCCTGGCGGCACACG GCCGGTTCCAGGAGGCGCTGGAGCAGCACCATGAGGAGCTGCGGCTGCTGCGCGGCGCCGGCGACGCCCTGGGCTGCGCCGTGGCGCACCGCAAGGTGGGCGAGCGCCTGGCCGAGCTCCAGAGGTTCCCCGAGGCACTGGAG CACCAGGGGCAGCACCTGCGGCTGGCGCGGCGCCTGGGCGACGCCGTGGAGCAGCAGCGCGCCTGGGCCACCATCGGCCGCACCTTCCTGCTCCTGGCCGAGGCCTCCCCCGGCCCCCAAATCCCGGAACTgccggaattcccggaattcccggaatcCCCAGAACTCCCAGAACTCCCGGGAACGCCGGAGGAAGCGCCGGGAACGCCGGAGGATTCGGGAATTGCGGGCGATTCGGGCGCTGTGGTCGCGCTGCGCCGGGCGCTGGCGGCGTTCCGGAACAGCCTGAGCATCGtggagacacagctggaag gctgtgtcccggcccaggagctgctgcagatgcGGAGCCGCCTCTTCCTCAACCTGGGGCTGGTGCAGGAATCGCTCGGGAGCTGCGGGGAGAGCTCCCGGCTCCTGCGGCACAGCGCCGCCCTCGCCCT gcagtgccagtcGCTGGAGGATCTGGgt GCCGGGCCTCGGGCGGGCCCCCCCGGGCAGCCGTGCCCGCCCCCGGGAGCCTCTCCCCGCGCGGCGCGGGCACTCACGGGGCTCCAGCAGATCAGCGAGTCGGTCTCGGGGTCCTCCACGAGCGTCCACAGCTTGGTGAGGAAGGCGGGCACGTTGCAGGGCccgggccccgcgcccgccgccgccgccgcgcccggcccgTCCATGGCCGCGCCCTCACGGCGGGGGCGGCAAGGGCTCGGCGAGGCCCcggggggcggccccggcggcggcgaGGCC CAACTGAGGCTCGTGGCTTTCCTGCATGGAGACGCCCCCTCGCGCAGTGACCACGCCCACAGCATAATGCAGAcggggaggggcggggcttTGCCCCAGGTGGCCACACCCACTGGCTATAGG GTGGGGTTTGACCACGGGATCGCCCCCTGA